The following are from one region of the Phycisphaeraceae bacterium genome:
- a CDS encoding ATP-dependent DNA ligase — MKRFALLFDELDRTTRTGEKVSALERYFRDTLAHESTHDDAAWTLALLTGRRVKRAITSTQIRALAAELSQTPDWLVRECHDAVGDLGETVALLLEGWTPPPDLAHRQCDLALHEVMERLRAMVSMDDASRAATIAALWAPLSTPERLVLNKLLSTSFRVGASAKLAIKGLAAATGVDEQLLTHRASGAWDPTPETIARLLAPPGDNAAHDLARPYPFFLASPLEDPTPALVDKTLSALLGARTDWIAEWKWDGIRAQLLTRDAGVALWSRGDELVTDAYPELADAARDLPRGLALDGELLAWEDGMPLPFTLLQRRLNRKRVEHSLFPDVPVAFLAYDLLEHDGADLRERPIEHRRELLESLIHPTHAPIRLSPLITTGDAPDWEALASLRATSRERRVEGIMLKRRGSPYRAGRTRGDWWKWKIDPFTIDAVMVNAQRGSGRRASLFTDYTFALWSGDAPGKGELVPIAKAYSGLTDDEIAKVDSWVSRHTIGRHGPVRVVTPELVFELAFEGVQESDRHKSGLALRFPRMANWRTDKKADDADTIATLRAILDAELRRGSPR; from the coding sequence GTGAAACGCTTCGCCCTTCTCTTCGACGAACTCGACCGCACCACGCGCACCGGCGAGAAGGTGTCTGCGCTGGAACGCTACTTCCGCGATACGCTCGCGCACGAGTCCACGCACGACGACGCCGCGTGGACGCTCGCGCTGCTCACCGGCAGGCGCGTCAAGCGCGCCATCACCTCAACGCAGATCCGCGCGCTCGCGGCCGAACTCTCCCAGACCCCCGATTGGCTGGTGCGCGAGTGCCACGACGCCGTGGGCGACCTGGGCGAGACCGTCGCGCTGCTGCTGGAAGGGTGGACGCCGCCCCCCGACCTCGCGCACCGACAATGCGATCTGGCGCTGCACGAGGTGATGGAGCGCCTGCGCGCGATGGTCTCGATGGACGACGCCTCGCGCGCCGCGACCATCGCCGCGCTCTGGGCGCCCCTCTCCACGCCCGAGCGCCTCGTCCTCAACAAACTCCTCTCGACCTCCTTCCGCGTGGGCGCGAGCGCGAAACTCGCGATCAAGGGCCTCGCCGCCGCGACCGGCGTCGACGAACAACTCCTCACCCATCGCGCCTCGGGCGCGTGGGACCCGACGCCCGAGACCATCGCGCGACTCCTCGCGCCACCGGGCGACAACGCCGCCCACGACCTCGCGCGACCCTACCCCTTCTTCCTCGCCTCGCCCCTCGAAGACCCGACGCCAGCCCTCGTCGACAAGACGCTCTCCGCACTGCTCGGCGCGCGAACCGACTGGATCGCCGAATGGAAGTGGGACGGCATCCGCGCGCAACTCCTCACCCGCGACGCCGGCGTCGCCCTCTGGTCCCGCGGCGACGAACTCGTCACCGACGCCTACCCCGAACTCGCCGACGCCGCCCGCGACCTGCCGCGAGGCCTCGCCCTCGACGGCGAACTCCTCGCGTGGGAAGACGGCATGCCCCTGCCCTTCACGCTCCTCCAGCGCCGGCTCAACCGCAAACGCGTCGAGCATTCCCTCTTCCCCGATGTCCCCGTCGCGTTCCTCGCCTACGACCTGCTCGAACACGACGGCGCCGACCTGCGCGAACGCCCCATCGAGCACCGGCGAGAACTCCTCGAGTCGCTCATCCACCCGACGCACGCGCCCATCCGCCTCTCGCCGCTGATCACCACGGGCGACGCGCCGGACTGGGAAGCGCTCGCGTCGCTGCGCGCCACCTCGCGCGAGCGGCGCGTCGAGGGCATCATGCTCAAACGGCGCGGCAGCCCCTACCGCGCCGGACGAACCCGAGGCGACTGGTGGAAGTGGAAGATCGACCCCTTCACCATCGACGCCGTCATGGTCAACGCCCAGCGCGGCAGCGGCAGGCGCGCCTCCCTCTTCACCGACTACACCTTCGCCCTGTGGTCGGGAGACGCGCCCGGAAAGGGTGAACTCGTCCCAATCGCCAAGGCCTACTCCGGGCTCACCGACGACGAGATCGCGAAGGTCGATTCGTGGGTCTCGCGCCACACGATCGGGCGCCACGGCCCGGTGCGCGTCGTCACGCCCGAACTCGTCTTCGAACTCGCCTTCGAGGGCGTGCAGGAGAGCGACCGCCACAAGTCCGGCCTCGCGCTGCGCTTCCCGCGCATGGCGAACTGGCGCACCGACAAGAAAGCAGACGACGCCGACACGATCGCCACGCTGCGCGCGATCCTCGACGCCGAACTGCGCAGGGGGTCGCCGCGATGA